Proteins encoded within one genomic window of Eleutherodactylus coqui strain aEleCoq1 chromosome 1, aEleCoq1.hap1, whole genome shotgun sequence:
- the LOC136607475 gene encoding olfactory receptor 52D1-like, which produces MYRISNTSSHMPSTFFLIGIPGLEDYSILTSISFCVLYISGVLGNSLMLYIIWAGKSLHGPMYFFLAMLALNDLAFSTSITPKMLEIFWRNNGNINASACLTQMFFVHFLSVIESGILTAMAYDRYVAICCPLRYTSILTYIVLEKIALSILVRAFVTIVPIPFLVSRLHYCGVDVVLHSYCDHMAVVNVACDDKRVDSIYGLILSLSITGFDLMFIGLSYIMILGTIFQLPSRGAQHKAVGTCGSHICVIIATYLPGIFTFVTYRFGQKTIPHSVHIFLANIYILFPTFLNPIIYGVRTKQIQDSFLKMLQVYQKATMDFRAGHR; this is translated from the coding sequence ATGTACCGCATCTCCAACACCAGCTCCCATATGCCATCCACCTTCTTCCTGATCGGAATCCCCGGGCTGGAAGATTATAGCATTTTGACATCCATTTCCTTCTGTGTCCTCTATATCTCTGGTGTGTTGGGAAACTCCTTAATGCTCTACATAATCTGGGCTGGAAAGAGCCTCCATGGTCCCATGTACTTCTTCCTGGCCATGCTGGCGCTCAACGACCTCGCCTTCTCCACCTCAATCACACCAAAGATGCTGGAAATCTTCTGGAGGAACAATGGGAACATTAATGCTTCTGCTTGTCTCACCCAGATGTTTTTTGTCCACTTCCTGTCAGTGATAGAGTCGGGGATCTTGACCGCTATGGCTTATGACCGCTACGTCGCCATCTGTTGCCCGCTCAGATACACGTCCATCCTCACTTACATTGTTCTAGAGAAGATTGCCCTCTCTATTCTAGTCCGTGCTTTTGTCACCATCGTCCCCATTCCATTTCTGGTCAGTCGGTTGCACTATTGTGGGGTTGACGTGGTGTTACACTCATACTGCGACCACATGGCTGTGGTGAACGTAGCATGTGATGATAAAAGGGTGGACAGTATTTATGGCCTCATCTTGTCTCTTTCGATCACCGGTTTTGACTTGATGTTTATTGGGCTCTCTTATATAATGATCTTAGGGACCATTTTCCAACTGCCATCTAGAGGCGCTCAGCATAAGGCCGTCGGAACGTGTGGCTCCCACATCTGTGTCATTATCGCCACCTATCTGCCTGGAATATTCACCTTTGTGACTTATAGGTTTGGACAAAAGACGATTCCACATAGTGTCCACATCTTCCTAGCAAACATCTACATTCTGTTTCCAACTTTCTTAAACCCAATAATCTATGGAGTGAGGACAAAGCAAATTCAAGACTCCTTCCTGAAGATGCTACAGGTATACCAGAAGGCGACCATGGATTTTAGGGCAGGACATCGTTAA